AAGTCTGAGAATACCTTAAAGAAATGGTTATGTCTATTGGTATCTATTATTTAACAATGGTGCTCTGAGAGTTGTTAGTAATACACAATACATTTTGTATTCCCTGTTTAATTGGTTCTGTGTAGTTATAGCTAGGTCTAACATAATGGGTGCATGCCCATGCTTAGTTGGATTTACCTAACTAATAGCAGAAACTTGCTGTTTTCTCAGGGTCGCCTGGCAAAAGCTTGGCAACATGCATCCTGAGATTGCTATGGATAAATACATGAATCTTCTGTCAGAAATTATTCCAGGATGGATGGGAGACAAAACCAACTCGGTAAGTTTTGTTTTAGTCTATCGAAATCGAAGTGTGTACTTAGATTTTCTTGAACGTAATTTCTTGCTTCTTTGTCCAGTTTAAACTGGAGAACAGAGCTAACACTTTATGAATATTACAATCTAGAGCATAAAGAAACATGAAGCTGATGGTGATTCTGAAGAGCCCGTCTTAGCAATGACTGATCATAAAGGCGATCAACACATTTATCAACGGTAAATTACTAAGTACTACAATCTGGAATTTTGGAGTGAAGCAAAATCAGGGTTGAGCATATCGGTGTTGTACTTGCCATATTGACTGGTATAAGAATATGGTGCAATGGAATTTCCAGCATCCTAACTGTACcagtttttgttttacaaTTGCAATATGTACCAGTCCCAACTGGTAGCTGTACCATGATCCAGTATGACAACCTTGATTTAGAATACAATGGCTTATGACCATAACTTGCTACTGTCGATGAATTTCTCGACAGGAATGAAGATAGTACTAGCACTAGCATGGATGAAGGTCCCCTGCCAAGTCCCCCTAACCCAGAAAAAGGTACATGCTTCACATAACACTGGATTCCTTGCTCCTAGATAAAGATAATCCGATGCAATTCATTTTCTATCACTGCTACTGTCGAGCACACAAGGTCAATTATTCAAGAACAATGTGATGTTAAAATTTCTGATACATATTGCTATTGGTCAACTTTGGATTCGTAGTAATATTATTGCTGCTTATTGGTTTCAAATTTATCATAACCAGACAACAATAGACCAAGTTACTGAACTGGGTGGGACTTTTCCTCTGTTTAGTCAGTTTCAGCTTCAGTTTGGCTACTTCCTCAAATCTGTTCTATAAATTGAAGTTGCCCTGTAATTTTCAGGTCAGAGTTCTGACGTCCCTGCTGAATGAAGATAACACGCATCAAGTATTTCTTGCATCAGTGATATCAGCCCATTGCTGAGATCTCTATTGATGCCGTCCACATAAGATTAGAATTGTACAGTAGTTGTGGTTGTGCTAATACTAGTGCTGTAATGGATGTTGGCTCGTGTGTATGTATATGACTGTATATAATCTCATAACGACCGCTCCTGCTGCCTGTATATTTGGCCTGTAGAGACTTCTCATCGGGTTTAGTCTGTGTAACAGTACGTGCCGTAAGTGATAATTACACGTCATCTGCCTGTTTGGGACAAGAAATCAAGTGGTTGAATATGGAATACCCTATGCTATTATGGGTCTCAATAACCTCAATTTGTTGGACATGCTTCTTTGTCCCCATAATAACTTTCCCTTTTATATTCAGTTGGATGAGTGAAGAAGAGTATTTCAGTTTCTTGTGTGATAACGATACTGCATGTTGCGTGTCGCAGTCTTCTCATCTCATCATTTTTCGAATCGGAATGGGCTCCCTTGTGGCCAGGCTTGGATGGACGCCTGGCTCAGAAGATGGATTTTTGCGCCTTATGATGGAGAGGGGTCAGCGTGCAGATTGCGATATCTGGGAAAATAGATTGCTTGGCACGGGACCGTGCGATGACATGACTCGTGCCAATGCAAAGAGCAGCGTGGCTGGGTGGAACTCCGACACGTCAGCGAACAAACGTAGAACCGTAccgcagcaggcagcagcaatgCCGTATGCTGCAGCATTGTCGCATCGGTTCTTTCTAGCGCGAGCTTGATGTCGGGCACGGGCTATACGAGTACAGAGAGTCACATGACCCACGGGACAAAAGCGCGGAGCATATGCGTCCATGAACCGTACGTACCGACCTCGGCATACCCGGCCCTAGCACCCAGCACCGCGGCACGGCGAGCCAAACTTACCCCGTGGACGCGTCCGGACGATGCCCCGCACGTGAACCCGCCGAAATCGACAGGCACGCCGCGACCCGGCAACCGCCAAGCCGGCATGGATTCGTCGAGAATAGGCGGTGGCCGCATATTACTGTACGGTGCCGCGGCGATGATGCATGCACTTTTGCATATGCATggtggcggccggccggcctgctTTAATTTGTGCGTGGAGAATTCGCTCCGCGCGCATGCGAGCGCCCCACTCCGTAAGTAGGCTAGCTTGTAGCCTTGTACACGGCCACGCATGGAGTCAAAACCGCAGAAGATATTGCGAGCGAGAGAATGAATAGTGTGTTCGTGGCATGTGTTTTGGGACTCGATTCTGTGTTGCTCTACAGGTGCATGCATCCTCCGGCTTCCAAAATGGTTTCCTTTCTGGCTTAGCCACTCCGGAAAGGTCGACAATAATTTCGGCTTGCAGAGGAATCGCAGGCAATTATTTGGTTCGCTGATCAAATTTTAGTCTACCAACCGCGCGGCGTGCGGTACTTTTGAAGTTTGGACCATTTTTCCCTCTGGAAAAGCTGGGTTAAGTTCTTCTTGTCTCtcattttcatttcttttgctGGAAGATAACAGGGAATATGCTCGGGTAACCTGAGAATTATGGATACAAGCAGTGGCAGGTCAAGGTTGTAACTTCGTAAattcttgatttttcttttctgtacaGAATGTCCCTATATTTTAgattgttctaagtcaaactctGTTAACGTTGATGGGTTTGTATAGAAGAATGCCAAAATATTTAATAACAAACAAAGATgacatgaaaatatatttaataaTAATTCAAATGATACTAGTTGTAGATTTAtgttgtactccgtatatattTGTATCGGGTTTGCTATTGGAAAGTCcctgttttttagttagagatcatTTGACACCCGTTGGATTTTAATTCAACAGCAATATGTGGGAAAGGAGAGAGTGAAGATGGCGtatttttattcttctttttttgaaaggagGACAAATCTCCGTCTTTACATCAACTGATGCATACATCCATTATTGTTAAAACCAAGCAAAGCCAGGTAGTGAAATCGTACAAAGTtgacacaaaaaagaaaaacaacgaCTCCACTAAACTACCACTAAGGCCGAAACACAACACCTAGGCAAAGCCTTCAAGAAGGAACGTCTTATGTACGCCGATGATGACGAATCTCACGGTTTTCATCCCAAAGCCACCACCTTCAACAAGGCATGACATAAGCGCATATCGACACTGTCTAATCTGGGATCAAGTGTTTAAACCGAAGTTTGCGGACTCGGCGTCAAAGCTGCCTGTACCATCATCGCATCACCACCTAACGACACATCGTTAGCCGGATACCGCGGAGAAGAAACTAAAAGACGAGGCAACCACCGCCTCGCTTCTATCCCTTGTTGCACAACATTCGATTCAGCAACAACATGCATGATAGAGTCATCGCCCCcaacaaattcaaacaaatatTGTTGACATCGCAAAAGGCCGGAACCCAGATCGTCGCTGCCCGACAAGCCGCGAAGAACTGTCCGCATGCTCGCCTGAGCAAGATGCCGCATCCACCTTCTAGCAGAAAATCTGGTGCTCCGAAGACCAAATCTTGCCTGAACCATCCGTCCCAAGGTTTGGCGAACCTCGACCAAATCCAGGATCCAAACTCACCTCACCGCCACAACAACATACCAACCATGGCCTCCTTCCGCCAATCTGGCCAGCAACACGACGACAAGCCTTGCCGCCGACTTTGTCGAAATTGCCACAAGTGGTTCCAATGTGTCATTGAGATTTAAGTAtctttcttaaaaatcaggcgacAGTCACttaattgtatttttttctaaGAACAACTAtaatatcttttgttttgtaaTAAACCACACGTAACGATAAATTGGCTTGCTAGGCCTAGACAGACTAGGTACTCGACCTTTTTCAGGGGATACAATGAACCTCCAGTGGACGTCAGTTCAAAAATGACTCGTGCGCACACGGACACACGGCATCACAACAAACTAACGTGACAGTTTTATCGGCAACCGTGAGCTATACCGCCACTCGAGTTTAAGGTGTGCACGGACCGAGCAATTCAATGCCGGGAACAAAACAACAGAAGAAACTTCCAGGTCTGCACTGTTGCGGAATGAACAATATATATCCCATGGGCGGACGATTGAGCACGAGACCAGCGCTACGAGACAAGAGAATAAGTCGAAGCATCGTTCACAGGACCTGTGATCTTTACGGGCCGGCGAGTTCGTACATGCATGTGAAGTTGTGAACCTACCCACTAGCCGAACAGATGGTGGTGTTGGCGAGGCCCGGCCGGTGTTGGAAGGCAGCACCACAAGGCCACTGCACCAAACCGGAGCACGCGACGCACCGCTCTCCATTCCTCCTTGCAGAGCTCCGCGGTAGGTGCCCACGACGGCCCGTGACCAGCTCGCCAATGGCAGGTCGCCAAGTGCGACGATAAAGCGACCGCGTCCGGGAGCTCACAGACGACGTGAGACGCCGAAATGCCCCCGTCTCTTTCCCTTCGTCCAGCTCTATATATAGCCATGGAGTAGCCTAGCTCTCCTTGCAGTGATCATAACTGGTACACATACATTCTTCAGCCTTGGTCACTAGCAGACTAGCTAGGTAGCTTGAGAGCAGTTTAGTTGAGCAGACGAAGAAGCCGAGTGGAAGAGAGGACCGCGCTGTAAAAAGATGAGGAGGAGTCATAGCTTCGTCTCCGCTCTGAAACATGTGGTATTGTTTCTCGTGTCGTGGATGGTGCATTGCGGCAACGAGCTAGTTGCTGCGGTGCCTCCTGGTCAGTTTCTTCCTCTTTCTCACGcatttcttcctttctgcGCCTCTCGTTTGATCTGTGAAGCGAATATCAGGGTATGTAACATTGTTTAAACCTTTGGGTGGCATGCAGATGGCTGGTACGATTACTCTGCCTACACGGATGTAAGTCTTACTGAACGATCTTTTCTTATTTCCACAAGTTAAGTAGCTTTCAGTAATTAACACAAGGTCTTTGCTGACATGACAGTGTGTTGTTTGTTAAAGCTGGACTTTGTCAGTAGTGATTCTTGCATTGTTTATCAGCGGCATTGCTCTTCTAACTTATATGGGTTTAGAACTTAGAACTAGCTAGGATGGTAAAGGCCTGATGGAGAGTGCTGGGGGCAAAAGATGGCGACGCCCAAATCCATTGGACCACGAATATTGTTTCCTTCTTACAGGCTACAGTGCACCTGACGATTTCTTCAGTTATTTCAGTTTTGTTTCCATGCGTGTGATGGGAGACCACACGCCCACTTGCACTGACCTGCCAATTGCAAAGAATAAACATTATAGGACAACAAGTGACAACTATTAGTACGTATAACACAATTTTCGTGGCATGATTGTCTTCAAGTATTAGCTTTTGCTACGTTCTAAAATGGCTGGAAGTATCATGACATGTTTGTGATGCTCTTCTTTGGAAGCCTAGCTCCGCAAGGCGTCAAGCGCCACGGTCGGACTGTACACACGCGCGAGCCTAACGCTAACATGCGTTTCCAGACCGACCAACTGATACGGCAAAATGGCAAATGACCTCCTGTGTCTCTTGTGTCGCTCTGTCGCTCTCCGGTCCATGATTACAACACGAACAATAAGGGACTCTGGTAGGGATGCAAACGGGATGCTGCGAAAGTCccgcttctagttcatttttcaaatcttttattcaaaattttcttcAGAATTTGAATAGgagatttgagaattgaactagaagcgggactttcgcgggatcccgtttgcaccCTTAGACTCTGGGCATCTTCGCCTGCAGAAGCCGACAGAGTGTTCTCttctattattaaaaaaaaaagtactacGAGGGACTGAAGAAAGTTTTTGTGTGTTGCTCTGACGACGAATGAACTGTTTATTAACCTGTGCAATGTACATGGCGTTCTTCAGTGCAGAGGCCAGCCGGAACCGGCGCTGTACAACGGCGGGATTCTGAAGTACGGCAACAGTGACGACCCGACAGGCTACCACACGACGGAGACCGGCGTCTTGTCCCCGGCGTTTGTGGTATACAACCTTAACAAGACCACTATGTACACCTTCTCAAGTGAGCTCCGCTTATACCCACCTTCATTTTTCAGTAAAAAAACTACAGTAGTATAGCTGATTTTGTGCGTCCCGGCAGCTTCAATCATATTCCTCGTTACGTTATGCAGGTTGGGTCAGGCTGGAAGGGTCTGACTCGGCTCTGATCACAGCGAGGCTGGCCCCGGACAACTCCGGCACGAGGTGCATCGGGACAGTTCTTGCGAGGAATGACTGCTGGTCGTTCCTCAAGGGCGGCTTCGTTCTGGACTGGCCGACGCAGACCTCTGTCATTTTCTTTCAGGTCTCGCCCATTTACTGTCACATTCACGTTACAGAGATGTACTTTCCCCCTTGAAATGTGGTGCTTAATTTCTCGCCCGTTGTTAATTTTTCGCTTCACAGAATGCTGACAAGACGCCTATGAAGATCACCGTCGCGAGAGGCTCGCTGCAGCCCTTCACCACGGATCAATGGGCGATGCACCAAAAAGATACGATCCGGAAGGTACTTGTTGTTTGAGACGTGTGCCAATACGATTTCCCAGTTGAACGAACGATCTGCTTGTGCCCGAGTGATTGACTTGACCTTATTTTGGTACaaacagaggaggaagcggatGGCGACGATCCACGTGGCCGATCCCCAAGGTAGCCGCGTGGTGGGGGCATCAGTCTCCGTGCAGCAGACGGCCAAGGACTTCCCGTTCGGGTCGGCGATCGCGTCCACCATCCTGGGCAACGAGGCCTACCAGAAATGGTTCGTGGATCGCTTCAACGCGGCGGTGTTCGAGGACGAGCTCAAGTGGTACTCGACGGAGCCGGCGTCGGGCCTGCTCCGGTTCGACGTGCCGGACCAGATGCTGGCGTTCGTGCGGTCGCACAGGGTCATGGTGCGCGGGCACAACATCTTCTGGGAGAACCAGGAGGCGACCCCTCGCTGGGTGAAGGGCCTGTCCCCGGAGGACCTCCGCTCCGCCGTCAACACCCGGATCCAGAGCCTCATGACGCGGTACCGCGGCGAGTTCGCGCACTGGGACGTCAACAACGAGATGCTGCACTACAACTTCTACGAGCAGCGGCTGGGCCCCAACGCGACGGTGGAGTTCTTCAGCGTGGCGCAGGACGCCGACCCGCTGGCCACGCTCTTCATGAACGAGTACAACGTCATCGAGACCTGCGACGACGTGTCGTCCACCGTGGACGCGTACGTGGCAAGGCTCAAGGACCTCAGGGCCGGGGGCGCCGTGCTCGAGGGGATCGGACTGGAGGGCCACTTCTCCAAGCCCAACATCCCCTACATGAGGGCCGTGCTGGATAAGCTGGCCACGCTGGGCTTGCCCATCTGGTTCACGGAGATCGACATCAACAACAAGTTCGACGCGCAGACGCAGGCCGTGTACCTGGAGCAGGTGCTGAGGGAGGCCTACTCGCACCCGGCCGTGAGCGGCGTGATGCTGTGGACGGCGCTGCACCAGAACGGGTGCTACCAGATGTGCCTCACGGACTGGGACCTCAAGAACCTGCCCGTGGGGGACGTCGTCGACCGGCTGCTGCAGGAGTGGCAGACGGGGCAGGCCGCCGGGAACACGGACGCCCACGGCGCCTACAGCTTCAGCGGGTACCTCGGGGAGTACGTCGTCACCGTCAGCTCCGGCAACAGCTCCGCGCAGTCCACGTTCTCGCTGTCTCCAGGGGACGAGACCAGGCACATCACCCTTCACATATGAGACCCTCTCTAGCCGGAGCCATGCTGTTTACTTTCCGCGCTCGTTGTTCTGGGCTTGTAGCTCCCCTGACATTTCGTCGCACGCGCGTGGGCAGTGTTATAACCGAACTACTAGTGTAGACTGTGCAGTAGTTGTATTACCGGGTAAAGTTGCATCAATTTGTTTGACATGCTGTTAAGAGTCCCGTCCCCGCCTTCACATGCTGTTGGGAGTTCTCGAGATTTTCAGTTTACGAACCATCACTCGTGAACTTGTTTTACACTGTAACTTGTTGTAAAAAAGCAGGTTATCAGTTTCTTAACTCGTTCTTGATCCTTTAAAACTGCCACAGTTTTCTACTCCTTCCGCGAGGGTTGCCTTCACAAATCACATTTACAATTAACTTCAACATATTCAATTTAGTACAATTACACTTCACAGTCACCATGTCTTGCTTGAACAGCTTCATCTCCTGGGATGCCTCGCCGAGGATGTGAGGTCAAGCTTGTTGTGCACGGCGATGTAGAGGTTGGAGAAGAGGTaatcggcggcggtgggcccGCTGAAGCCATTGTAAATCCCCGTGCAGGCGCCGGCCTCAACCTCAACCTTTGTCACCAGTCTCGCCCCCACCGGATCGGGCGATTCTTGGCCAAAAGAAGCCAGTTGTCGCTAGCAATTCTTTCATGAGGAGAGTGATGCACAGGGAAGGGGGAGGAGCACGGCGGAGGCAAGTAGAGAGTAGAGGTGGAGCGCCGCCGAGACGAGAAgtatggcggcggcgggatgaGCAGGCTGTACATAGAGTAGGAGACGAGCATGGGAGGAGACGAAAACGAGGGGGTTGCGGGTACTTAAACAGATGTAGCGAGTTGATTCGAACATACGTTAATACTGTTTTTGCAAAACGACAGGCCACCCCTACCTTTTCGGCACGAAGGGAGTGTAAAAATGCTCAAATCCCCCAACAACAACTTTCTTATCGCGTTCTCAAGCCATGCAATTTTTCAGGGATTTCCAAATTTTTATATGGTTTCATTTGAATTCTGAatttaaaaatcatgtttgtcttgTCACATGGATCCATTGAATGAGAGacaattcaaaaaaaaagatgtcctttagagaggaattgagaTTAGGCATAACCGTAATCACATGAAATTTTGGATTTAATTTCTTGCGCCCAATTTCATACTAGCCTAATAAATTGGTTTCCAGAATCTAAAATAAATTCCGGGATTTCAGCTCAAATAATAAGAGCCAAAGGAGATATCAGAGCCAGACACAATCACACAACGGTCCCAAGATGGT
This is a stretch of genomic DNA from Brachypodium distachyon strain Bd21 chromosome 1, Brachypodium_distachyon_v3.0, whole genome shotgun sequence. It encodes these proteins:
- the LOC100841372 gene encoding uncharacterized protein LOC100841372 is translated as MRRSHSFVSALKHVVLFLVSWMVHCGNELVAAVPPDGWYDYSAYTDCRGQPEPALYNGGILKYGNSDDPTGYHTTETGVLSPAFVVYNLNKTTMYTFSSWVRLEGSDSALITARLAPDNSGTRCIGTVLARNDCWSFLKGGFVLDWPTQTSVIFFQNADKTPMKITVARGSLQPFTTDQWAMHQKDTIRKRRKRMATIHVADPQGSRVVGASVSVQQTAKDFPFGSAIASTILGNEAYQKWFVDRFNAAVFEDELKWYSTEPASGLLRFDVPDQMLAFVRSHRVMVRGHNIFWENQEATPRWVKGLSPEDLRSAVNTRIQSLMTRYRGEFAHWDVNNEMLHYNFYEQRLGPNATVEFFSVAQDADPLATLFMNEYNVIETCDDVSSTVDAYVARLKDLRAGGAVLEGIGLEGHFSKPNIPYMRAVLDKLATLGLPIWFTEIDINNKFDAQTQAVYLEQVLREAYSHPAVSGVMLWTALHQNGCYQMCLTDWDLKNLPVGDVVDRLLQEWQTGQAAGNTDAHGAYSFSGYLGEYVVTVSSGNSSAQSTFSLSPGDETRHITLHI